The window GGCCAGGTCCACGCAGATCTGCCCGGTGTCGGCGGGCTCGTCGGTGGCCGGGTCCGTCAGCACCACGTCGTAGCCCGGCATCTCCCGCCCCATCGACCCGCGCACCACGCGCTGACCGGGGCCGTTGCCCAGCAGTACGGTCGTCTCGGTCTGCCCGAACCCGTCGCGCACGGTCACGCCCCATGCCTCGCGCACGCGGTCCACCACCTCGGGGTTGAGCGGCTCCCCGGCGGCCACCGCCTCGCGCAGCCCCACGTCCCACGCGGCGGGGTCGGCCTGCGCCAGAGTCCGCCACACCGTCGGCGGCGCGCACAGCGTGTCCACCCCGCAGCGCACGATCGCGTCCAGCAGCCCCGCCGCGTCGAAGCGCTCCTGGTTGACGACCAGCACCGTCGCCTCGGCGTTCCACGGCGCGAACACGCTGCCGTAGGCGTGCTTGGCCCACCCCGGCTCGGACACGTTGAGGTGGACGTCGCCCGGCCGCACACCCAGCCAGTACATGGTCGACAGGTGCCCCACCGGGTACGAGCGCTGGGTGTGCACGACCAGCTTGGGCAGGGTGGCGGTGCCGGAGGTGAAGTACAGCAGCAGGGGGTCGTCGGGGTGGGTGGTGTGCGGGGGGTGGAAGTCCAGACCGGCGTGCTCGGAGTCGGCGTAGTTCAGCCACCCCTCCATGTAGCCCGTGCAGATCCGCGTCCAGTGCCCCCGCAGCGGGGCGAACTTCTCGGTCTCGGCGGCCGAGCACACCACGTGCGCGATCTCGCCGCGCTCCAGCCGGTCCAGCAGGTCGCCCTCGGACAGGGAGGTGGGGGTGGGGCAGACCACGGCGCCGAGCTTGGTCGCGGCGAGCAGGGTCTCCCACAGCTCCACCTGGTTGCCCAGCATCAGCAGGATCCGGTCGCCCGGGTGCACGCCCTGGTTGTTCAGCCAGTTGGCCACCTGGGCGGAGCGCTCCGACATCCGCCGGTAGGTGTACCTGGCCTGGCCGCCGTCCTCCTCCACGATCCACAGCGCCGTCCGGTCCGGACGGCGCCCGGCCACCTCGTCGAAGTAGTCCAGCGCCCAGTTGAACCGGTCCGACCGGGGCCAGGTGAACTCCCGGTGCGCCCTCCCCTGGTCCTCGCGCAGGTCCAGGAGCAGGTCCCGGGCGGCGCGGAACTCGGCCGCGCCCGCGGCTGCCGTCTCTCTCGACATGTGGCGACCTCCGGTTCGTGGACAGGGCGCCGACCGCACTGTCCGCCGGTCCCGCCCGGGCTGGGCGGTGCAACGGGTGTGCCCCGCTGGTCCTACCCGGGATGCGCCGCCGTGACGCTTGGGGCCCGTGGTCCGGACGGGCCCTTGACCTCGGGTGACGGTTCGGGCGTCCGGACGGGGAGGCGCCGGACGTGGCGTGCGTCGGTGGCGGTGGGCGGCGCGCGTGCGGTGGGGCGGAGGCACGGGAGAGCACAACCCCGTCCGCAGTCGGGCGCCCGGCGCCGCGGGCCGGGACGGTGACCGCATGCGGCCCCGCGGGGCGGGTTCCGCTGGCTCTAGGATGTGTGGACATGGAGGAACTTCGCGGACACCACGGAACCTGGCGGATCGACGACGAGACGATCCGTGTCCGCTTCGACTCCGGCCGCAAGGTGCCCGCCCTGTTCCGGTCGCTGGGGAGCTGCTCGGTTCCGCTGGCCGCCGTCCGCGAGGTCGACTTCGACCGGGGCACCCGCAAGCACGGGTGGCGGCTGCGGCTGCGGCTGGTGGAGGGCGGCGACCCCTACGCGCTCCTGGGCGTCCCCGGCCGGGACGCGCTCACCCCGCTGCTGATCACCGGCCCGCACGACGGAGAACTCCTCGCCGAGTACTACTCCGAGCAGATCGCCTCCTCGGCCCGCTTCGCCCGCGAGACCCTGACCGGGGAACTCGACCCGCGCGAGGTCGCCCGGGGACTGGTGGCCCGGCCCCCGCTCCAGGTCCGCACCGCCGAGGGCACGGCCTCCTTCGACGGCACCCGCGTGCGCCTCCAGTGGGACAACTGGCTGGCCAGCACGGCCAAGCAGAAGGAGAAGGCCCGCGACTACCAGCTCTCCGAGATCGAGACCGCCCACTGGCACCCGCCGGTCGACGTCACCGAGGGCTACCTGCGCATCGTGCTGCGCGGGGTGACCATCCCCGAGGCCACGGCGCTGGACCACGACTTCTTCACGCTCGCCTCGCACGGGACCAAGGGCAGCGAGGAGACCCTGCTGATGGCCGCCACCGTCAACGCCCACGTCGCGGCGGCCGAGGACCCCCGGCAGGAGCGCGCCGCGCTCGGAGCGGCGGACGACGACGGCAGCGAGGCGGTCTTCGCCAAGATCCGCGAACTCGGGCGGCTGCACGCCGAGGGCCTGCTCACCGACGACGAGTTCAGCGCCAAGAAGGCCGAGCTGCTCGACCGCCTCTGACGGCGTCCCGTGCGTGTTCGCGCCCGGTGGACACCCGGGACGCCGTACCCTCTCCTCGTCGTTCTCCGTCAGGCGTCCGCCGGACACCTCCGTCCGCGGCGCCCGACTCCGCCGGGGTCCCCGGGGAGGAACCACGTCCACGAACACGTCCACGAAAGGCCCCACGCTTTGCGTACCTTGTACCCGCCCATCGAGCCGTACGACTCGGGGATGCTCGACGTCGGCGACGGACACCGCGTCTACTGGGAGCTGTGCGGCAACCCCGCGGGCAAGCCCGTGGTGTTCCTGCACGGTGGCCCCGGCGGCGGATGCGTGCCCGACCACCGCAGGCTCTTCGACCCGGAGCGGTACCGGATCCTGCTGTTCGACCAGCGCAACTGCGGCCGCTCCACCCCGCACGCCAGCCAGATGGACACCGACCTGTCCACCAACACCACCTGGACGCTGGTGCAGGACATGGAGCGGCTGCGCGAGATGATCGGCGCGGAGTCCTGGCAGGTCTTCGGCGGGTCCTGGGGCAGCTGCCTGGCGCTGGCCTACGCCCAGCGCCACCCCGACCGCGTCAGCGAGCTGGTCGTGCGCGGCATCTTCACCCTGCGCGAGAGCGAGCTGCGCTGGTTCTACCAGGAGGGCGCCTCCCAGCTCTTCCCGGACCTGTGGGAGTCCTACCTGGCGCCCATCCCCGAGGAGGAGCGCGGCGACCTCATCGCCGCCTACGCGCGCCGCCTGAACTCGCCCGACCGTGAGGAGCGCCTGGCCGCCGCGCGCTCGTGGAGCGTGTGGGAGGGGTCCACGGTCACCCTGCTGCCCAACCACGAGCTGCGCGAGCACCACGCGGACGAGGACTACGCGCTGGCCTTCGCGCGGATCGAGAACCACTACTTCGTCAACCGCGGGTTCCTGGAGCCCGACCAGCTCATCGACGGGGCGGAGGCGATCCGGCACATCCCCGGCGTGATCGTGCAGGGCCGCTACGACGTGTGCACCCCGGCCCGCACCGCCTACGACCTGCACAAGGCGTGGCCGGAAGCGGAATTCCACATCGTGGACGACGCCGGGCACGCGTTCAGCGAGCCGGGCATCCTGGACCACCTGATCGAGGCGACCGACCGCTTCGCGAAGTAGGCGGTCCGGCCCCGGGGCGGGAGGGCTGCCCCGGGTCCGCGGGCGGGACGCGGGGGTGGAGTCCCCGTGCTCCTGCGCGCCCCTGAGCCCCGAGCGCCCCGACCGGTCCGGCCGGGGCGCGAACGCGGCCGGGGCCGTGCGCGGGAGGGACCGCGCGAGGCGTCCGCCGGGAGCGGGACGGTGGGGACGTGCGCCCGCCGCCCTCCCTAGTAGCCGCGCTCGTAGGAGCAGCTCATCCCGGCCTGGCCGCCGATCTCGAACAGGCCCAGTTCGTCCAGCTGCTGGAGGCCCCGGTGGCGGGACAGGTTCCACGACGCGAACCCGGCGTCGTCGGCCTCCTCCACGAGGTCCTGGAACCCCACCAGGGCGCAGTCGCGTTCGTCGCCCTCCAGTTCGAGCAGACCGGGGATCGCGTCGGCGGACAGGTCGCGCAGGTACCAGGTGTCGATCGTGGACAGGTCCAGGTCCCGGTGGCTCTCGGCGATCCGCAGGTCCGGGTTGCCGTAGGCGAACACGGCCAGTGCCGTTCCGGCCAGGGCCGCCGTGACCCGGGGCAGCCAGGCCGCCGAACGGCCCAGGGTGTCGAGCGCGCCCGCCACGAGCAGCAGGCCGAACACCCCCGCGCTCCACACGATCCACGCCTCGGCGCTGGCCCGCATCCGGGTCAGCCCGTAGGTGTCGATGTACAGCTGCAGGCGCAGCATCGCCGAGGCCAGGATGACCAGGGTGAGCGTGCACAGCAGCCCGAGCAGGACGTTGCGCAGGACACGGGTGGTGCTGGAGGGCAGGATGCGTACGACCACCGCGATGACGCACAGGACGAGCAGGCTGACCACGACCAGCTGGAAGAAGCCCTGGCGCGCGTACTCGGCGTAGGTGACCCCGGCGACGCGCTGGACGTACTCGTCGCCGCCGAACATCGCGACGGCCTGCACCGCGAGGAAGGCGGTGAACAGGAGGACCAGGGCGCCGAGCGGGATCGTCCACACCCACACCGGCAGGGGAGTCCGCTCGGGGGAGGGGTTCACGGGAGTGGCGCGGGGGGCGTGCCTCGGCGCGTGGCGGCGGCGCGCGGCCAGCACGGCGGAGCCGGTGAGCAGCATAGCCGTCACCATGGCGAACAGGTCGCCGAACGGGTTGAGGTCGCCCTCCCGGAACAGGTTGGTGAACATCCGGCCCAGGTAGCTGCCGAACACCGGGTCGGCGAAGGCGAAGAGCACGCCGAAGACGAGCAGCAGCCCGACGGTGGCCACCGTGGTGACCAGGACCGGCCCGACCAGGCGGCGGGATCGCGAGCTCTGCAGCGGAGCGGCCAGGAACCGCGGTGTGGAGGGCAGGTTGCGCAACAGGGCGAGCGAGCCGGTGACGACGCCCGCCGCGCCCTGGCGGGAGGCGGGGTTGCGCGCGGCGAAGGCCATGGAAGCGAAGAGGAAGGACGCGGTCAGGGTCCACAGGAGCACCCAGCCCGCGTCCCGGAACACCGCCGTGAACAACAGGGCGGCGGCGAGCACGCCGTAGACCGCCGACCAGGTGTGGGAGTAGCGGTCAGGTGTGGGTTCGGGGTCAGGGGCAGCAGAGGAGTGAGGAGCAGAGAGGCGGGGGGCAGAGGCCGCTGGGGTGTGCGGGGCCGCGGGGTGGGAGGAGGTCTGAGGGGTGGGGGCGGTCTGAGGACCGGAGGCGGATGGGGAGGCGGTGGCAGTGGTGTGTGGGACTGCGGGGCGGGCGAGAGGTTGAGGTGAGGGCGTGACGGCTGGAGCGGCCCCGGCGGCCTCAGCGGTAGCGGTTTCGCCAGCACCGGTGGAGGCGGTATTGGTGGCCTCGCCAGCCTCGCCAGCCTCGCCAGCCTCGCCAGCCTCGCCAGCCTCGCCAGCCTCGCCAGCCTCGCCAGCCTCGCCAGCCTTGGTGATGCCGGTGGCACCGGTGGCCTCTTCGCTTCCAGGCGTACGTGTTCCGCTGCTGTCGGATTCACCGGCCTCCGTGGCCTCCGGCGCCCCTTCCATCTCGGCCGAGGGATCGGCCCCGCAATCCGCACGGGTCTCTGCGGCCCCAGAAGCCGGATCTCCGGTCTCAGGGGAGACCCCGGCGTGCTCCGCGTCCGCTGCGGCTACGGAGGAGTTCCCGGGGCGCGGTTGTCCGTCGTCCTTGGCGGGGACGCTCCGGGCGGTCGGATCGGGGACACCCGAACCCCCGGCCACGGGGGTCCGCGTGCTCCCAGCGGTGCCAGAAGAGCTCCCGGGCCCCGGTTCCCCGTTTCGTTCCTCCTCGTCCTCCATACCGCTCTCGGGGATGGCCGGGCGCACCATCAGCGCGGCGAAAGCGGTCAGACCCGCGACCACACCGGTGATGACCAGGCCGATCCCGGGCCGGTCGAACGTGGCCAGCAGCGCGGCCACCACGCCGACGCCGAGCACGGCGACCGGCAGCCACGCGGGTGCACGGGGCAGGGGCACCCGCGGCCGCTCCCGGTACCGGTAGGCCGGGTCGTGGTACGTCTGCTGGTAGTGCTGCGCGTAGGACAGGTGCGCGAACGTCGTGCCGTACTGCTGCGGTTCCCGGTGGGCGCTCCGCGGCCTTGCCTGCCCCACCTGTCCCGGGTGTTCCGTCTGGTCTGGAGGGACCGGATGCCTCTCCTGCTCCGGCGGGCCCGGCCGTCCTGAGACTTCCGACGGACTTAGTCGCCCCGTCCGTAACGGTGGATCCACCCGCCCCGGTTGCCCCTCCCGCTCCACCTGCTCCGCTGGACCCGGTGGCACGGGGGTCCCTTCCGGTCCCGGCACGGGGGCGGCCTCCGCCGCCGACCTACGGTTCTCGGGATTCCCGGTGGTCTCGTCCTCGCTCACCCGTGTGCCCCTTTCCCGACGGCACCGGACGGCCCGGTGCTGTCGGCAGTGGGACAGCGTGTACGCACTGGTGGTTCACACAACATCCGCTTTATGGACAAAAGCGAAGTTATGGACGTGCGCCGGTGCGCCCGTCCGAGCCGTACAGCACGGCCGTCCCGGCTAGAGTCGGGGATCACACCCCTTCCGCGCGAGGAGTCCAGCGACGATGCGAGTCGAGGTCGACTACGACCAGTGCGAGAGCAACGCCCTGTGCATGGCCGCCGCACCGGAGGTCTTCGAGGTCCGCGACGACGACTTCCTCTACCTGCTCACCGAGGAACCCGCCGCCGCGTCCCGCGAACGCGTCCGCCAGGCCGAACGCATGTGCCCCAAGAGGGCCATCACCGTGCGGGAGTGACCCCCGCGGCCGCCAACGCCTCGTCCCACGTCGTCGGCTTCTCCAGCAGACCCCGGTAGCGCATGGTCTTGGGCGTGGAGCGCAGCCCCAGCACACCGGTGAGCATTCCGCCCCGGCCCAGGAAGGCCACGAACTTTCGGTCCTCCGGGGAGCCGTGCACGAAGGCGACCTGATCGGCGGGCGCGCCCTGGCCCAGCAGCTGGACCTTCATCCTGTATTGGTCGGACCAGAAGTAGGGCACCGGCGTGAAGGGCGTGCGCCCGCCGTCGCCCGCCAACAGGTTGTGCGCCGCGGCCTCGCCCTGCTCGCCCGCGTTGGTCCAGTGCTCCAGGCGGATCCGCCCGCCGTAGCGCGGGTGCGGCCAGTTCGCCAGGTCGCCGACCGCGTACACGTTCGGCACCGAGGTCGCGGAGTACTCGTCGCACGCCACCGAGCCGTCGGCCAGCAGCTCCACCCCGGACCCGCGCAGCCACTCGGTGTTCAGGTGCACGCCGATCCCGGCGACCACGAGGGAGGCCTCCACCGCCGAGCCGTCGGCGAGCCGGACCCGCTCCACCCGGCCCCGGCCCTCGAAACCGGCCACGCCCACGCCCAGGCGCACGTCGACGCCGTTCTCCCGGTGCAGCTCCGTGAGGACCTCGCCGATCCTCGGGTCCACGACCCGGGTCAGCGGTGTGGGCGCCGCCTCCACCAGGGTCACGTCCATGCCCACCGCTCGGGCGCTGGCCGCCACCTCGGCGCCGACGAAACCGGCCCCGACCACCACCAGCCGACCACCGGAGTCGAACTCCGACCGCACCGCCTCGGCGTCGTCCAGGGTGCGCAGCACGTACACGCCCGCCAGGTCGGTGGCGGGGCGGCGCGCCCGCGCGCCCGTGGCGATCACCAGGCCGTCGTAGCGCACCGTCGAGGCGGCGCCGCCCGGACCGGACACGCTCACCTCACGGGCGGCGGTGTCCAGCCCCACGGCCCGGCTGCCCGGACGGAAGTCCAGGTCCAGCGCGTCCACGGCCTCGTCCTCGCGCAGACGCAGCGCCCGGTGGCCCACCAGCCAGCCCGGGCCGCCGCCCGGGGGCTCCATACCCACCCCGGTCAGGACCTCCTTGGACAGCGGAGGCCGCGAGTAGGGCCGGTGCGCCTCCTCGCCCAGGAGCGTCAGCCGCCCCTCGTACCCGCGTTCGCGCAGCGCCTCGGCCGTGTGCAGCCCGGCCATCCCCGCTCCGACGACGACGATGTCGTTGAGGGTGTCCCGCACGGTGGTGTCCCTTCCGGTGGTGGTTCCCGAGGTCGGGGTCGGTCAGAGCGGGCGGACCTCGCCGACGGGGGCGCCACCTCCGAGGACGTCCACGCGCAGCCGGTCCTGGACGGGGGAGACGTCCACACCGAGGGTCCGCAGCGCGTCGAGTGCGACCAGCGTACGCGCCCGCTCCTCGGCGTCCCCGTCGCTGATCTTGACGGCGACGGTCTCGCCGGTGGCGGCGCTGAGCACCAGCACCCCGTCGGCTCCGCCCTTGGCCACCAGGCCGGGCATACGCCTCATGAGGTCGGTGTCGATCCGGTCGCTGCCCGCCACGTACAGCGGGTGGGCGCTCATCGCCTCGACCACGGCCCGTTCAGGACCGCCCTCGGGGGCGGTGCGCATGCGCCACAGACCGCGGGCCAGACCGGTCAGGGAGACCGCCATCTGGGGCGCCCCGCAGCCGTCCACGGCGGTGTGCGCGACCGGCTCCTCGCACAGCTCCTCGATGGTCTCGCGGACCAGGACCTGGAAGGGGTGCTCTGCTTCCAGGTAGTCCCCGGTGCTCCACCCCCGGGCGACGCAGGCGGCGAGCATGCCCGCGTGCTTGCCCGAGCAGTTCATCAGCACGCGCTCGGGCTCGCGTCCGGCGCGCACGAACGCGGCGCGCGCCTCCCTGCCGCCGGGGGCGGCCGGGGGACAGCCCAGGGCGTCGGCGGTGAGCCCGGCCGCGGCCAGGATGCGCTCGGTCTCGGCGGTGTGCGCCTCCTCACCGGAGTGGCTGCCCGCGGCGATGGCCAGCGAGGGCCCCTCCAGGCGCGCGCCCGCCCGCAGCATCGCCAGCGCCTGGAAGGGCTTGGCCGAGGAGCGCGGGAACATGGGCTGGTGCACGGGGCCGCGCGCGTAGGCGATCCGGCCGTCCGCGGCCAGTCCGACGACCGCGCCGTAGTGGACGCTCTCCAGCATTCCGGACCGGACGACCTGTGCCAGGGGGACGTACTCGGGCAGCGGGCTCTGGGGCATGCGGGCTTCTCCTCGCCGTTGAGGTCGGGGCAGGGTGCGCGTGGAGTGTCCTCCTGTGGGTGGACACGACTGAGAACGTTACATAACCCCCCTTTCTTCCGGTCGCCCCGCGGTCGCGGAACCGGCCCGACCGCAGACGCCTCGCGGTCCGGGGGCTGACCGGAGCGGTCGGCCCCCCGCCGCCGGGAGGGGCCCGCCACGTGCGCGGGGTCCGCTGTCGGACGCGGGGAGTAAGGTCGTTGCCGGTACGCGGCGAGGTGGGACGGCCGTTCGACACGAGGTACGAGGGAGTGGGTCACACGATGGGAACGCTGCGGATGGGCGCGCTGACCCGGCGCAGGGTCGGCATGCGGGCGGCGGACCTGGAGTACGCGGTGCTCGACATGGAGACCACCGGCCTCGAACCGCGCGAGGGCGCGCGCATCGTGGAGATCGCCGTGGTGCGCGTGCGCGGCGACGGCAAGTTCGTGGAGGAGTTCAGCACTCTGATCGACCCGCGCGCGCCGGTGGGCGGCCGGGAGTTCCACGGCATCGGCGAGGGCGACACGGTGGGCGCCCCGACCGCGGCCCAGGTGGTGCCCAGACTCACCGAACTGCTCTCCGGGGCGGTCGTGGTCGGCCACAACCTCGACTTCGAACAGCGCTTCCTGGCCTCGGAACTGGTGCCCGCCGGGCTTCCCACGGGCCAGGCCGGGCTGTGCACGCTGCGCGCGCTGCGCTCCCAGGTGGAGCTGGAGCGGTACTCGCTGCCCAAGGCCTCCCACCGGCTCAGCGGCGACTGGCCGACCGGACAGCACACCGCGCTGGGAGACGCCCGTGCCTGCGCCAAGCTGCTCGCGGAGATGCTCACCAACGCCCCCGGCGAACTGCGCTACGGCGGTCCCGCGCCCAAGCGGCTCACGGTGCCGGACCCGGTTCCCGGCCCGGTCGGCGCTGCGGGGCCCGTCCGCTGGAAGCCGCGCACGTCCTCGGTGCCCGGCGGACTGCCCCCGTTGAGCCCCTGGCAGGCGCGGTGGCGGCCCCACGAGCTGGACCCGCTGCTGTGCGGCGGGGCCTTCGGCGCCACGGACCGCGCCATCGCGGAGATGGCCGCGCACCGGGACACCCGCTTCCGCGAGCGGCTGGCCGCGGCCGCCGCGGTGACGGGCGGGCTCGCGGCCACCGCCGCGGGCGGCCTGCTGCTGCGCATGGCCGGCGGCGGGGGCACGCGCGACCTCGGTTACCCGGCCGGACGCGGCGACGGCTCCCCGGAACGGCTGCTCGGCCGGATCGGCCGGTCCGTGCTCAGGGACCGGCCGGGGTTCACAGACCGGACAGGGTGAGGAAGAACGCCACGATCAGCGCGCTTCCGCCGAATGTGGTGAGCAGCGCCTTGCCCGGTTCGGTGAGCCGGGCCGACACCAGTCTCACGCGGGGGCGCACCATCTCCGGGCTCCGCGCGGCGGCCACGGAGCCGCCGCGGCCGGGGCGGGGCGCCGGGATCCGCCCGGGGACGTAGCTGGGGACCTTGTTGAACATGGCGACCGCCACCAGGACGGCGCCGAGGAGGATCAGTACGAGGGACACGTCGGAGAGGGCCTCACACTCGGTCGAAGGGGCGCCCGCCCCGAGGGGCGGGCGGGGTCACCGATTCTGACCGATGTCGCCGTACCGTTGCGACTTGATATCGCCTCGCCAACGTTGTGGCGCAGGTTATGGGCCAGCCCTTATGACTGCGTGTTTACGAGTCACCACTCCGGGTGTTCTTCGTGGCGGTTTGCGGAAGAACGGTGTCCACGGTTTCGGTCGCCACGCCGAGGGCGCGGAGTACGAACCGTGTGACCAGGGCGTGGGTCTCGTCGAGGTCGATCTCCCCGCTGACGAGGGGCAGGCGCTGGGAGCCGACCATCGACAGGGCCAGCCGGGAGACGGGCTCGGCGGGCAGGGGATCGAACTCGCCCGCGGCGGTGCCCTCCTCCAGGATCTCGGTCAGCAGGCGCTGCATGGGCGCCACGTGGGCGGCGAGCGCCTGGTAGGCGTCCGGGCCGAGGCTGGCCCCGAGTTCGGCGGCGGGCGGGTGCGGATGCGCCATGATGCCCTCCAACTGGAGGCGGACGAACGCCGAGAGCCGCCGCGCCGCCGAGACGCCCGAGGGGAGTTCGCGCCTGTACCGCTCGACGAACGCGCTGTTGACCTGCTCGGTGAAGGCCAGGAGCAGCGCGGGCTTGTCGGGGAAGTAGTTGTACAGGGCGGTACGGGTGATCCCCGCGGAGTTGGCCACGTCGGTCATGGAGATGCGGTCGATCCCCTGGGTCCGGATCAGCTCGTCGACGGCGTCCATGATGCGATCCCGTGTGCGGGCACGGTGGGCGGCGATGGTCGGCGCCGTGATCTTGGGCATCCTCCTATGGTGTCACGCCCGGGGGCGGACCGTGGCGGTCTTCGGTGACCGTGCGCGACGGTGGTGGCAGGGCGGCCGGGAGGGCCGGAGCGGGTCCGGGCACGCTCCGGAACGACCGGGCCCCGCCGGGGCGGGGCCCGGCGGGCGGTCGGCGGCGCGCCCGCCCGGCCACCGGTTCCGCCCGCGCGGGCGTCATCCCCGGGGCGCCGTCAGCGTACGGGTCAGGAAGTCCCGGATGCGCTCGGCGGTGCCGTCCAGGTGGCTCTCCAGCAGGAAGTGGCCGCCTCCGGGCACCAGGCGGATCTCGGCGTCCGGCAGGTCGCGGGCGAAGGCGCGCGCGCCGTCGGGGCCGAAGATGCGGTCCTCGGCTCCCCACACGGCCAGGAGCGGGACGCGGCTCTCCCGGAAGTACGCGTGCACCCGCGGGTAGAGGGGCGGGTTGGTGGCGTAGTCGCGCAGGAGGGCGAGCTGGACGAGGTCGTTGCCGGGGCGGCTGATGTCGCGGTGGTCGGCCGTCCAGGTGTCGGGATCGACCAGTTCGGGGCGGTCCACCCCGTGCAGGTACTGCCAGCGGACCGCGTCCAGGTCGAGGGCGGTGCGGACCGCCGGTTCCGTCGCGGGCCCCGGATCCTTCGCGTAGGCCCACACGGGCGCCCAGAACTCGGGGACGAAGCCGTCCTCGTAGGCGTTGCCGTTCTGGGTGACCACCGCGGTGACCGCCTCCGGGGCGCGCAGCGCGAGCCGCCACCCGACGGGAGCGCCGTAGTCCTGCACGTACATGGCGTAGCTGGTGACGCCGAGCCCGGCCAGGAGCGCCTCCGTGACGTCGGTGAGCGCGTCGAACGTGTACGCGAACGCGTCGGCGGGTGGAGCGTCGGAGTGGCCGAAGCCGAGGTGGTCGGGGGCGATGACGCGGAACCGGTCGGCCAGCCGCGGGATCAGTCGGCGGAACATGCGCGAGCTGGTGGGGAACCCGTGCAGGAGCACCAGGGCGGGCGCGTCGCGGGGCCCGGCCTCCCGGTAGAAGACGCGGTGTCCGCGCACGGTGGCGTACTGGTGGCGGATCTCCGTCATGACTAACCCTCCAGGGCAACTTTGATGGTTATCTCTGCCACCAGTGGAGCGGATGCGGGGTAACCTGTCAAGTCGATGAAGAGGGTTAGTTCGGGAGGTGGGTGGACATGGTCGACGAGGAGGCGCTGCTCGAAGCGCTGAACAGCACCCCGGTGGTGGACGGCCGACGGCGGGACCTGTGGGCCGACGACGCCGCGCCGCGGCGGTGGGCGCGCGAGCACGGCGGTTCCGATGACGCGGCGGCGATCGACTGGCTGCGGACGGCGAGGGACGTGCTCCAGGCCGCCACGCGCGGACCCGTGCCCGAGGCGCGGATGCGGGGGATGCTCGCCGGGGTAACCCGGGTTCCCGACATCGACGGGGCGGACCTGCGGTGGACTCTCCGGGCGCCGCCCGAGCGGACGCTCGCGGTGGAACTGGTGCTCGCCTGGTACGACGTCCAGGAGCGCAGGCCCGGGCGGCTGCGCCCCTGCGGCAACGACGAGTGCCGCCTCTTCCTCCTCGACCGCAGCCGCGCCAACACCGCCCGCTGGTGCTCGATGAGGACCTGCGGCAACCGCCTGAAGGCCCGCCGCCACCAGGAGCGCGCCCGCCGGGCCCCGGAGGCCTGACGGGCGCGCGGTCGGGGCTCAGGCGGCGTCGGCGTCCGCCCCGGTCCCCGGCGCGTACATCCGGCCCAGGTCGGCGAACACCTCGGTGTTGAGCTGGTAGGCCAGCCGGGTCTCGGCCACCAGGCGGGCGGCCGCGGCCTCATCCAGGGCCAGGGAGTCGAGCCGCTCCCGGTACCCGGCGCGGAAGCGGGGCAGGCTGCCCAGCGCGTCGAAGACGTAGAAGGAGACGCCGGCCGCGTCGGTCAGGCCGTAGGCGCTGGCGGCCACGCGGCGGATGAACTGCCCGCCGGACACGTCGCCCATGTAGCGGGTGTAGTGGTGCGCGACGAACCCCTCGGGGTGGTCGGCCATCTGCTCGATGCGCGCCGCGTAGGTGCGGGTGGCCGGGGTGGGGGCGATCCTGTCGCGCCAGTCGGCGCCGAGCAGGTGCTCCAGGTCGCGGACCAGCGCGGGGACCCGCTCCAGTTCCGGGTAGTGGAACCTTCCGGCGACGGGGTCGTCCGCCAGGCGCCGGCCGGTCTCCTCCAGCGCGACGTAGGCGAAGTAGTGCTGGGCGACCATGCCGGTGTAC is drawn from Nocardiopsis dassonvillei subsp. dassonvillei DSM 43111 and contains these coding sequences:
- a CDS encoding DUF4429 domain-containing protein yields the protein MEELRGHHGTWRIDDETIRVRFDSGRKVPALFRSLGSCSVPLAAVREVDFDRGTRKHGWRLRLRLVEGGDPYALLGVPGRDALTPLLITGPHDGELLAEYYSEQIASSARFARETLTGELDPREVARGLVARPPLQVRTAEGTASFDGTRVRLQWDNWLASTAKQKEKARDYQLSEIETAHWHPPVDVTEGYLRIVLRGVTIPEATALDHDFFTLASHGTKGSEETLLMAATVNAHVAAAEDPRQERAALGAADDDGSEAVFAKIRELGRLHAEGLLTDDEFSAKKAELLDRL
- a CDS encoding DUF4153 domain-containing protein; this translates as MLAAALLFTAVFRDAGWVLLWTLTASFLFASMAFAARNPASRQGAAGVVTGSLALLRNLPSTPRFLAAPLQSSRSRRLVGPVLVTTVATVGLLLVFGVLFAFADPVFGSYLGRMFTNLFREGDLNPFGDLFAMVTAMLLTGSAVLAARRRHAPRHAPRATPVNPSPERTPLPVWVWTIPLGALVLLFTAFLAVQAVAMFGGDEYVQRVAGVTYAEYARQGFFQLVVVSLLVLCVIAVVVRILPSSTTRVLRNVLLGLLCTLTLVILASAMLRLQLYIDTYGLTRMRASAEAWIVWSAGVFGLLLVAGALDTLGRSAAWLPRVTAALAGTALAVFAYGNPDLRIAESHRDLDLSTIDTWYLRDLSADAIPGLLELEGDERDCALVGFQDLVEEADDAGFASWNLSRHRGLQQLDELGLFEIGGQAGMSCSYERGY
- a CDS encoding ferredoxin — protein: MRVEVDYDQCESNALCMAAAPEVFEVRDDDFLYLLTEEPAAASRERVRQAERMCPKRAITVRE
- a CDS encoding AMP-binding protein, which codes for MSRETAAAGAAEFRAARDLLLDLREDQGRAHREFTWPRSDRFNWALDYFDEVAGRRPDRTALWIVEEDGGQARYTYRRMSERSAQVANWLNNQGVHPGDRILLMLGNQVELWETLLAATKLGAVVCPTPTSLSEGDLLDRLERGEIAHVVCSAAETEKFAPLRGHWTRICTGYMEGWLNYADSEHAGLDFHPPHTTHPDDPLLLYFTSGTATLPKLVVHTQRSYPVGHLSTMYWLGVRPGDVHLNVSEPGWAKHAYGSVFAPWNAEATVLVVNQERFDAAGLLDAIVRCGVDTLCAPPTVWRTLAQADPAAWDVGLREAVAAGEPLNPEVVDRVREAWGVTVRDGFGQTETTVLLGNGPGQRVVRGSMGREMPGYDVVLTDPATDEPADTGQICVDLAREPVGVMKGYADNPGLSREVVRGDRYRTGDIASRDSNGYITYIGRSDDVFKASDYRISPFELESVLVEHEYVVEAAVVPSPDPLRLAVAKAYVALAEGVAPDAETARSILAHARERLSPHQRVRRLEFGELPKTVSGKIRRVQLRRAEAERGTVADGARNPREYWEEDLPGLER
- the pip gene encoding prolyl aminopeptidase, producing MRTLYPPIEPYDSGMLDVGDGHRVYWELCGNPAGKPVVFLHGGPGGGCVPDHRRLFDPERYRILLFDQRNCGRSTPHASQMDTDLSTNTTWTLVQDMERLREMIGAESWQVFGGSWGSCLALAYAQRHPDRVSELVVRGIFTLRESELRWFYQEGASQLFPDLWESYLAPIPEEERGDLIAAYARRLNSPDREERLAAARSWSVWEGSTVTLLPNHELREHHADEDYALAFARIENHYFVNRGFLEPDQLIDGAEAIRHIPGVIVQGRYDVCTPARTAYDLHKAWPEAEFHIVDDAGHAFSEPGILDHLIEATDRFAK
- a CDS encoding NAD(P)/FAD-dependent oxidoreductase is translated as MRDTLNDIVVVGAGMAGLHTAEALRERGYEGRLTLLGEEAHRPYSRPPLSKEVLTGVGMEPPGGGPGWLVGHRALRLREDEAVDALDLDFRPGSRAVGLDTAAREVSVSGPGGAASTVRYDGLVIATGARARRPATDLAGVYVLRTLDDAEAVRSEFDSGGRLVVVGAGFVGAEVAASARAVGMDVTLVEAAPTPLTRVVDPRIGEVLTELHRENGVDVRLGVGVAGFEGRGRVERVRLADGSAVEASLVVAGIGVHLNTEWLRGSGVELLADGSVACDEYSATSVPNVYAVGDLANWPHPRYGGRIRLEHWTNAGEQGEAAAHNLLAGDGGRTPFTPVPYFWSDQYRMKVQLLGQGAPADQVAFVHGSPEDRKFVAFLGRGGMLTGVLGLRSTPKTMRYRGLLEKPTTWDEALAAAGVTPAR